CGTGTTCGTAAGATAAATGCATCTAATGGACAGATTACAACTATAGCCGGCACTGGAAAGAATGGCTATAATGGTGATAATATTGATGCCCGCAGCGCACAGTTAAACGCTCCTATGAGTGTGGCTGTTGATCAACAGGGTAATATTTATATCGCGGATGATGGTAATTACCGGGTTCGGAAAATCAATGCCAATAATGGTAAGATCACTACAGTGGCAGGAACAGGCTTGCATGGTTATGCAGGCGATGGTGGCCCTGCTGCTAATGCGCAACTGGGAGACCCCTGGCATATTTCTGTAGATGGAGATAATAATCTTTTTATTACAGATTATAGCAATAACTGCATACGGAAAGTAAATGCATTAAATGGTGTCATAACCACTGTGGCAGGTACTGGTGTAGGAGGCTATTCTGGAGATGAGGGATTGGCTACCAAAGCCAGTTTAAATCTACCAGTAGCTACAGCTATTGATTCTTACGGTAATGTTTTTATTGCCGATTTTAATAATAATTGTATTCGTAAACTAGACACAGAGACAGGAATCGTCACTACGGTTGCTGGCAATGGCAGCTATGGTAGAAGTACAGAAGGTGTCCGTGCTGTAAATGCGGTATTGGCATATCCTGGTGGTGTTGCTATAGATGGAGATGATAACGTTTACTTTACAGATAGTGATAATGAACGTATTTGTAAGATCAATGCTTCCGATGGTATGATCTCTATTATTGCTGGAGGTGGTACTGGAAGCGATAGCCTGGCATTATCAGCTAAACTGAATGGTCCACAAGCTATTGCTCTTTCTTCTGGTAACTTATACTTTTCTGATACCTATGATTTCAAAATCAAAAAGATCAATAATGTATATAAGGAGACACCAGTGAAGATTGTTTCTTTCAGTGCTACTAGTAGTATGGAAAAGCTATCGTTGCAATGGCAAATAAGCGATAAGTGTAATACTAATCGCTATTTTATGGTGCAATACAGTACGGATAGTCTCAAGTGGTCTACAATAAAAACAGTGGCTTCAATTGACAGAATGAACCGGAATAGTTATGCTCAAACTGTAGCGGCTCCAACAAAAGCGGTAAACTATTATCGTTTAATAGCTGTCAATAAATACAATGATTCTGTCTATAGCGCCATACAGAAAGTGGATGTAGAATTGCCTGACAGGTCTGAGTCGTCTTTTGTACTTTACCCCAATCCAGTTACTCAAGATTTTTTTACATTAAAAATAGCAACTCCTTTAACCTCAAAAATTGGATTTACAATTACTGATTTAATGGGCAGAAAGGTTCTGGAAGGAGTAATTATGAGTCAGGTGCAGGTTATAAATGTAAATCGCTTTTCTTCTGGCATATATATCTTGAAGCTTAGCGATGGTCGTACAGGAAAGTTCAAGAAAATATAAAGAGGTAGGTGGCAACATATATCCAGGATAAGTCTGCTACATGCCACACCTAATACTTAATTAATACAATCCAATACCCGGTTCAATAATAAAACAGTTTATTACTAATAAGTTCTATTGAAAATGAAAAGTCCAATATTCATTCTTTGTTTTATATGCTGCGCACTGTTGGTGCGTGCTCAGGCTTATGAGGAGCGAGATATCAAATCATTTGGTGCTACTGGCAATGGCATAACCAATGACCATGCAGCCTTTCAGAAGGCTGCTGATTATTTTAATAAGAGAGGAGGGAATGGAAAGCTTATTATTTCAGAAGGGACATATGTTGTAGGAAAACAAACCTATACAAAAGGAAAGAATGGTGCTCCCTGTTATTGGGGAGAGGATTTGTTAAGTTTAGCAAACGTTCATGATGTAACTATTGAAGGTAAGCATGGTGTCAAGATTGTTTATGATAAAGGGTTGCGGTTTGGGGCCTTTGATCCGGCTACAGGAGAGCCCTATGAACATGGTAATAATTATTTCGTAAAATATACTTATGCCGCTATTATAGGTTATTGTATTAAAATTGATAAATGCAATAATGTAACAGTTGCAAATCTTGAATTAGATGGCAATAGCGGTTCGCTTATTTTAGGTGGTGTATATGGCGATGTAGGCCGGCAGTTGCCACATTGCGGAGTTTTTATAGGTAACAGTAAAGGCATTGTGATTGATGGCCTAAATGTCCATCATTTTGGGCTTGATGGAATTACTGTCGGTAACAAGGTCAGTTCAACTAAGGATAATATTTTACTTCAAAACAGCTCCTTTGAATATAACAGCCGGCAAGGACTTTCGTGGATAGGAGGCAATGAATTAAAAGTAAAAAGGTGCAAGTTTAACCATACTGGGCGCGGTGCCTTTAGTTCATCTCCTAATGCAGGTGTTGATATTGAAGCAGAGTGGGGGCCAAACCGTAATGCATCGTTTGAAGATTGCGAGTTTATTAATAACAGGGGTTGTGCTATGGTAGCTGATAGTGGAGATAGTGGGTACTGTAGCTTTTTGAATTGTACATTTTGGGGTACAACTACCTGGTCTATATGGGTTACTAAGCCTGGTTTTACATTTACCGGTTGTAATATCTATGGTTCTACTGTACATGGTTATAATTCTCCCAATGATAAAGATGCAACCAAGTATATTGACTGTCATTTTGAAGATAAAGAATATAACGGGCTGCCTCCTTATGGAACATTTCTGGTAGTAACAAATGGCAGTAGAAGAGTTAATTATTTGAACTGTACGTTTGTTAGTCATACCAAAAAGCTGATCTGGGCCGAGCTTATTGCTAATACTCCTCAGGAAAAGTATCAATTTAACAACTGTACATTCACGGTCTACAATACCAACTTGCCAGCGAGTGATTGGATTGCAGTTTTAAGAGGAATGCGCTATAAAAATTGCAAATTTGAATTCAGTAAAGAGTCCAGACAATTAGGCTATTGGTTAAATACCTGTTGTAATGGTGGTGGCAATATCGATGGTGGAGGAAATAAGACGAGTACACTTTAATAGAGGGTCTTAAAAGCCTATGCTACGTTTATAGTGATGCTGCTACAGCTCTTTGTAATTGAGAAGAGGGGCCTCACTTTAGCTGGTAAACTCAATGCATCATTGTTTGTAATAAACTAACTTTAGCCCGCTGCAACTGAAAGATTTCATTACAAATGACAAACAGTACTGACCGTTTAGATCTACTCAATCAATTATACTTTGAGCCATTGTCGCCAGGTAATTGGAGTCAGTTTGTAAAGCTGTTTGGCGAAAGAGGTGCCTGTGGTAATTGCTGGTGTATGTCGTTTCGGTTGAAGAAAGCAGATTTTGAAGAGGGTAAGATTGAAGACGGAAACAAACAAGCTATGAAAGGCTTAGTGTGGGCAGGGGAGCCAACTGGCCTATTGGGATTTTATCAAGGCGAAGCTATAGCCTGGTGTGCTTTTGCACCGAGGGAACATTTCTTAAAAGTAGAAAACTCCAGAGTGCATAAACGGATTGATGATAAACAAGTATGGTCTATTCCTTGCTTCTTTATTGATAAGCGATTCCGACGACTGGGTGTGTCGGTGGCTCTATTAAAAGCGGTCATAGAGTATGCTACTACCCAGGGCATAGGAATCATAGAAGCTTATCCTACTATTCCTACTCAAGAAAAGTTACCAGATGCTTTTGCCTGGATTGGTCTTTACAAATCTTTTGAGCGGGCAGGTTTTAAAATTGTAGACCGTACTTCTAAGAGCAGGCCAATGGTGCGCTATTATACATCAGCCAGGTTGGAGTCGTAATCCAGAAATAAAAAAGCCACTTGTAGAAACAAGAGGCGATCAAATTTGCTTGCAATGAGTTGAGCAAATAACTCCAATCTATATTAACAGGATATGAATGGAATGTTATCTTAGAATTAAGTATATCCGTCTCAACAACGCTAGTATTTAACAATTGGGTAACCTGTAATTAATACACAAGTAATAAGGATCGTGTTGCTTTACTGGAGGAGTAACTAACATATGAAACCCCATCTTTCCCGACACGAATTTGCGGCACTAGATCTCTCCATCCAGGCAGCGCTTGTTAATTACGAAGGCGTTGATTTGTGTACACATTATTATCGAGGAAATCAATGTGTGTTACTATATTCTCTCTTTGACTTTTATGTGGAAATATGACAAACCCGCCGATCTAAACAACTGGCAAAAATTGTTTCCTTTTCTAGTTATAAGCGATTGGATATGTTCCTCACCTCTATTGATATCAGCTTTGTAAATGATCTGTTAAGAGCTTAAGCAAGTAGTTTTATATTCACCTGTGTACTTAGTCTTACTGAAATAAGAAATCGATGCGTTAAGTATAGCGCTTAATTCCGTTGTACTTCAACCATTTGTTTATGCTGCAGTGAAAGTGTAAAGATCCTGTTGTTTTCATCTTCACCATCCTTGCGATCAAGATCTGGTTCAAATTGGTTTTTCAATAATAGACGTATCGAACTACTATTGTCTTTATGGGTAAAGGCTTCTAATCCTTTTAGATGAATGTGATTAAAACAGAAATCAATAACACACTGCAGCGCCTCGTTCATAAATCCTTGTCTCTGGTAGGCGGGCTCTAATTCATAGCCGATTTCAGCTGTTGTATGATCGGTTGAAAAATTCCAGAGGCAGATGGTGCCAATGAGTTTAGGATGTTCTTTCTGGCAAATGGCCCAATAAAGCCATTTCTTTTCCCTGATACCACGGTTAATGGTGTGTATAAAAGCACTGGCTTCTTTGAACGATGTTTGTTTAGCGCGTGCTACATAACGGTTCACGGCTTCATTTGAGCGTAATACTGATAAGTCTCTGGCGTCAGACTCCCATAATTGACGTAGGACCAATCGGTTTGTTGATAATAAAGGAAACGGTATGAAGCTTACTTCTTTTATCATTTTATGTGCAGGCGTTTGCTGCTTGTTAAAGAGTAGTGGCAGTAAGAAATGAGTGTTGTTTTCAGAGAGTGTAAAGGAATATACTTTGAATGATTTTCATATGTTAAGGCTAACGAAGTATTTCAATAGAAAGGTAGCAAAAGGATTGCTGTTTTACAAATGGAAGCATGCTTTAGCTGTAATAGTTTTTTAAACTATTGCAGTCTCTCCATTTTATTAATTGTTATGCATTTGTTGAGATAATTGCATGAGCAACTAAAATCAAAAGCGTTTGCCAATAGATATGCCAATCCAAGGCATGGCTCTATACTTATTGAAGATAGGGGTGAAGTTTACACGCCACATGAAGTCACTCTTGGTATGGCGTCTATAACCCAAACTAGGCACTAAACTCCAGATATGTTCGCTATAATCTCTACCACCAGCTGCGGCCTCTTGTTTAAGGGTCATTAGTCCAGCTGAACCTGACCAGGTGCCGCCTACACCAACATCAAGGAAAGATTTATTTATGTTTAAGGTAAACAAGTAGTTTACACCTAAAGGCACCGATAGTCTGAACTTTTCATCCCCAGAAAAATAGCCTATGCCTGCTCTAACACCAAGGCCCGGCTTATTAGTTAGTTGTCGTTCATAATTAAGTGAGGCAAAAATGCCGTTGCCCATAAACTCACCATAGACATCATTCTTTTTAAAGCTGCTTTGTGGAAATGCTGATAATGAAAATAATAGCAATAGGATTGGGGAAAGCTTTTTGTACAAGCAGTGAATTGATTTAGTTATGGTTTAGGTTGAAACGCTTTACAGAATACTTTATTGCGGAATTGGACTCAAGGTGGTCCTATCTACATCTGATAAAAGCTACGCATTGTACCGCGCTAACACATTTGGCTTCTGTTTTATGATTTTAAATAAAAATCAACATAATTCTTTCATACAAAAGAGAAAGGTTAAAGAAGAGCTTCTATCTTAGCTCCAAAGAATAAAAAGATGCTCACTATGTTACGTTCATTTCTGCTGGCTGGAGTTTTATTTATAGCTTTTCAGGGGAAAGCACAAAATCCAGAGAACTGGACTGCCAAACAGCTTATTGAGCCATCGGATTTAGCAACGGCTATCAATGGAAAGAAAGATATTCCTGTAATTATCAGTGTTGGGCCTGGCGCTACGATACCTAATTCTGTTGCTATTGGTATGGTGAATAGCCAGGAGGGGTTAGATAAGCTTAAGGTGCAATTGAAAGAGGTGGCAAAGGATAAGAAGATCGTTATTTATTGTGGCTGTTGCCCGTTTGAGCATTGCCCAAATGTGAGACCTGCCATCAATGCATTAAAAGAAATGAAGTTTACACAATATTATCTTTTAAATATCCCACATAACATTAAGAAGGACTGGATAGACAAAGGCTACCCTGTAACTAAATAATACTCTTGATAATCCTCAGGTAGTTGCTTGTTGTTTTTCTTGATCAACAACAGCAGTTGCCGTTTTTTCTTCAAACAGCCTTTCATATAATGGGCTTTCGGTATGTTTCCACTTGTCCCAAAAAGTGAAGTAAAGACCATAGTTATACTTAAACTGCTTGTGGTGTAAGGAGTGGTGAGTAGCGCCAATGAGCCAGCGGCCAACGAAGTTTTTATGAAAGCCCTTGGGGTATACTTCTATATCCAGGTGATTGATCACTGAGCTAAAGGTCATTATGGTAAGTTGAATAACCAATACATACAAATGCATGGGCAGAATCAGAAGCAAGATTGGTAAAAAAAGGGCTTGAAGGAGTCCTTCTAATGGGTGAAATGAAAAAGCTGTCCATGGAGAGGTAATGTTACTATCATGGTGCACTTTGTGTACAATCCGGAATACTTTAGGATGGTGCATCCAACGGTGCAGCCAGTAGTAATAGGTTTCATGTGCCAGCAGGGCAATAAATAAGCTTATAGGCATCCACCAAAGCGGATAGTCATAAATGTTCGTATAAACTTTAGTATAACCCTGTTGCCATAGCACCAGCATTAAGCTTCCGGCAACTGCAAAAAGGAATGCAGTGATCATACTCCATTTTACTTCATTTTTAAACTGTCCTGATTTATAACCTCTGCTGTTGATCTTGCGTTGCTGCCAGCGTTGGGGAAACCACACGTAGAAGATACCGTGAAAGAGCCCGGCTATGAGCAAATAGCGACCTACTACTACCAGAAACACTACCAGGGTAGCAAAGGCAAACCAAAGCGGTTGGCTAAAGTCGGGTAATGGTGTCATAATACTATTATACTAAAGAAAACATCTTATATAGGCAAATAGTTGGTTTGCCTCACATATTCCCAGATTTGCATAGGGAGCCAAGCTTTTCAAGGGGCTGGTAATTTGATCTCATATGTTTTACCATCTGTATTTAACGAGCGTCCATATAACCAGGGATTCAACTGGCGAAGCATTTTGTACGTAGTGCCTCTGGCTTGTGCCCATTCCGCCAGGTTGGGTATGTTGGTGTTGACCATTATACTTTGGGTGGGGATAGTATTATATTTTTCATCGTCTTTTAATACAAAACCTAACGAGGCAGCATTAGCCATTAAATATTTAAAGGTCAGTATGCGAAACAAGTAACGATTGGTTTCTTCTGGTAGCTGCAGATCGTAATAATATTTTGTGCCTTGAAAAGATACCTGTCCGTTATATCCCCCTTGTCCCATGTTGTAAGAAGCGGCAGCGGCTGTCCAACTACCAAATTTTTCATAGGCTGCTTTTATATATTGACAGGCGGCATCAGTTGATTTGATCAAATCAGACCGCTCATCTACTTGGTCGTTTACTGTTAGGCGGTAATTGGGTGCTGTGCTTTTCATAAACTGCCAATAGCCGCCAGCCCCAACGCTTGAGCGGGCACCACTTAATAGATTACTTTCAGCTACGCATAAATATTTAAAATCATCAGGAATACCATTGACTTGCAGGCGTTCCGAAATAATGGGGAAATAACGGTTCGCTAATTTTAACAAGTAAAGGATATTCGCTTGGTTATAATAATTAAACAACAGTTCCCGATCAAAGCGCTCTTTTACGTCCCAACGTTCAAGGGGTACTTTTTCCCCGGCAAAAGAGATTTCGGTAGGGTGTGGGGGCGCATGAAACTGTACTGCTTCACGGTCATCCTTCCCTGTTATACGTTTCAAAAAACCGTTTTCATCATTGGTGAAGCCAAACTGACCCGCTATAAAAATACCTAGCACTACACCAGCGGCAATATTGAAAATAGCAGCTATCCTTCGTTTCATACGCGTCTAATTGTTAGGTAAGCCTTAGGGTTCACAAAAAAGGTGCCTCTTGCCAATAGTTCGTTGTAGAGATTAACATTTAAACATGCAGGTCAGGTGGCCTATATGTACGTAACTGGTTTAAAGTAAGCTAATAGGTAATTCTATTGTTCTTTTAGAGTGATACTAAATATAAAGGTCAGCGCAAGCATGAGTTTATGCAGCTTCTTACCATCAGGTCTTCTTTACGCATATAGGGAGCCGCTTACTGATCAATGATAGTTCCTTCAAGAGGCAGATAAACTATTGTTATATAAATAATGGCTTGGTATAGAAAATAGTAGCTACTACCGTAGTTTCGGCAACAAGTATTTTGTGTAGGGCCTAACTATAGTTCAAAGGGAATTTAGACACCCGATTTATTTTCGTTACTGTCATTATTATCACCGCCCAGGCTATAAGTTTTGTTTTCTTCGTCACCCTGACCCAATGCGTCATGTGTAGTATCATGAGTTTCGCTGGCACCTACAGCCGTATCCAGGTCCGAGCCGCTTCTTTCTTCGCCAAAGCTTCTTTCGTTCAAACGTTCACCTTCCATGTCGGTACTATCTAACGATGCTTGCCGCAGATAAGCCTCATCTCGTGTAGGCATATAATCCTGACCCATTGCCAGTGTTTGCCGTTCTTCATTAGAAATATCTGCTTCTGTACCCATTACAATATCCGTTTCATCTTCTTCATCGTCTTCAAATAATCCTTCGCCTTCTTCATCGGCCGATGAAATAGTGGTATCTGCCATCATACCCAATGGAGGAACATTAACAAACTCCTGCCCGGGAATATCTTTTACATCTGGCAACTCAATAGTTGCTTCATCCGGCTTTAAGCGCTCTCGGTCGCGTTCTGAATCCTGTATGTCCATTTTATCCCTGGCTGGATCGTTAGATGTACGATCACCGCGGGTGCGGTTGGCTCTATTGTAGGGTTCCTCATTATTGTTTTTCATGCCTCATGCTTTACATTAAGACATTCAAAAAGTTGTGCCGTTTTGTAAGCGCTGCTGTTGTTTAAAACGGTATTTCATTGGCATAACATTTTCGGTTGGATCTAAAACACTTATATGAATACAATATCCCAGGACATTAAGCGTAATCTGCCTGCAGATAAAGGCCGTAATAATGATCCTCAACGTAGAGAGGAGTCAGCTCAGCAGCCAGGCGTAAGCACCTATAGCAGTAGCGATACAGATAGTTTAAATCAAGACTTGACAGAGACTGCTTCTGATAATTTTAGAGAAGAGGCATTTGGTAAGGATGCCGATCCCAACTATGATGAGATTGGTAATAGTAAGCAAGAGCACGATGAATAATACTTTAGAGCTTGAAAATATAGATAACGATTTCGTAATAATGACGTAATGATCAAGTAATAATAGATTGTTTGTTTTGTCAAACAGCAAACACATTTTTCTCTTAGCAGTTTTATTAATGAACACGGACAAGCCGCCTGCTCTCAGGTGGCTTTCTTTTTATGGGCTGGTATCCGTTTTAAATTGTGTCGTTTTTTGTACAAAAAATAGAGCTGCAATTAAAATTGGGTGATGGGGTTTTCAGAAAGCAGATTTGGTAATGCGTTTTTGGTTGATTTAAATTAAGTTGATCAGCTAAAGCTGGGATTTCCTCTGGTTAGGTAGTGTGGCATTTCGTTTGTCTTTTATGTTTAAACCCTTACTGTATGACGCACCGGAAATTTTGTAGCCTCACCAAAAAACAGAAAAAAACAGCCCTCTTAAAAACAGGGGTATTCCTGGCTGAGCGTAAGCTCGGATTCTTTAAAGCCATGCTTTACCAGGTCAATAATTTTTATGTGGAAGTGTTTTTTTTGAAATGGAGTAAAAATGCAATTGGATTCAGAACCTTTACTGCTGTAAAATCATTGCAACCTTATTTGCGAACCATTGATCTATCTACATTGCTGCAAAATCTTTACGTTAAACCCTAATACTTTTCTTTTGATCCAGCCAAACGATAAAGACCAGCACATTTATACTTCTTTACCAAAGCAAACAACGCCTGCTCCAAAAGAGGAGGACTTCAGCATGAGTGTAAATGACAATCCAAGGGCCAATGAAAATGTTTATAATGAATCATTGGTTAAAGAAAACAACGCTGAAAAGGAATCGGGTAGTGAGATAACTGATGGGGAAGGTGGTTAATATGATCCCCTTAAAATGGAAAATTGTTCAAACGTTTCTTCTGGAAGCGTTTTTATTTCTACTTCGGAAACCTCTGCTTTCCTGGGACCTTTTTTACACCAACTTATAAATTGGTCCAATGCATACTGGCTTCCACTGGCCACAGCTTCTACATGGCCTTCTTCTGTATTCTTTATCCATCCGGTAAGTTGTAGCTGGTCGGCTTCTTCTTTAGCCGTAGCTCTATAAAATACACCTTGTACTTTTCCTTTAATAAGTAAATACACTGTAGGCATACAGAAACGTTTTACACTGTTTTATGCTTGCAAAAGAAATCAATTATCTTGTAGCAAACCAAAACCATCTCATATGATTTTCTTATTGTTCCTGATTCTGTTTGCATTTGCTTTTGTTATTTTCCTGATTGCTTCACAATGGAAGGTGTTTGAAAAAGCAGGGCAGCCTGGATGGGCCTGCATAGTGCCAATTTATAATACCTATGTTCTGCTCAAAATTGCTGGTAAACCCGGCTGGTGGTTACTATTATTATTCGTACCATTTGTAAATATTGTCTTTGCTATCTGGACTGTAAACATGATATCCAAGAGTTTTGGTAAAGACGAAGGCTTTACTGCAGGCTTAATCCTTTTAGGTTTTGTTTTCTGGCCAATCTTGGGATTTGGCAGCGCTCAATATCTTGGTCCATATGGCGATCCGGAAGAATTCGCTGCTCGCCAAAATGCCAGCCGATTTGACTTTGAACATTGATGTATTTATTCCTCCATAAAAAAGCCCTGCAATCGCAAGGCTTTTTTTATGGGGAGTATTATAGCATTTCTTTGGATTTTTTAGCAGCCCTGATCATTGCTGGATAACCCATACCCGCAGCTAATGCAGACACTGCCTGGGCTATTCGTTTAATCCTTGTGGGTTCCGTTTTTGCGCTGTCTATCCAGCGTCCAAAATATAATTGGTGACCTTTGGTTAGTTGTAAGAAGAATGTCTGTGCATCTGGTTCATCAGCTAAGCAAGCCATAAAATCGGCGGGAGGCTTTAGCTCTCTTTCGTCTGCTTTTAGTTGTACCTGTACACTTTGGCCTTCGCCTTTTTGAATGCCCTTTCGCATAGCTGCATTCAATGCCATTATAAATTGTCCTTCACCCATGGGCAGCAGCGCCACTCTATCTATTTTGTACTGATCTAATTTTCCACTTACGCGAAATGATTTTTTATTTCCAGGTTTCAATTGTTCCGCAATAGCCTGCGATATTTCAATATACGTCCAGCCGGTTTTTTCGCCTTGCTTGTTAAAGCGTTTGATAAGAGTAGAAAAATTGATCATGTAAATGGTTTGGCCATGACTAAGATACAGGTAATCCTACAAGTTGCTTATTTTGTAAATGCCATTAAAAATTCAGTTTACATTATCAACATTTAATCTGGTTTGATGAAAGACGAAACTTTTCTTCAAAGGTCTTTGGCGCTTGCCAAAGAGTCGACAACAAAAGGCAATTTGCCTTTTGGTTGTTTACTAGTAGATAGTACCGGTTCTATACTTGAAGAGGCGGGTAATACTGTTAGTACAGATAAAAACCCAATAGCACATTGCGAGTTAAACCTGGTACAACAAATGGCTGGAAAATATACAGCCAGCTTTTTGCAGAACTGTACAATCTATTGCAGTGTAGAGCCATGCCCTATGTGTGCGGGCGCTATATATTGGAGTGGTATAGGACGAGTTGTATTTGCGTTGGATACAAACACCTACAATGCAATTGGTCAAGTAGATACTGCTGCTTTATTTGAAATTCCTTGTCAGGAAATAGTTGAAAAGGGAGGAAGAAAAGTTGAGGTTGTCGGGCCGGCTTTTCATAAGGAAGCTGTAGAATTCTATCGCTCTTTATTAAAACAGTAAGTGTTCTATTCTGTTATTTACCCGCTGTTCATGGCACTATATTAGTAGCTGTTCCGATGGTTTAAAACAACAGATTATGAAGGAGAAAGATAACAGAGATAATCAATCACAACCTCGTAGAGAAGAGGATAATACGAATAGATCTCATGGAGAGGGTACGCCTATTTACCTAACCAGTAATAGTACCTTACAATCGCCTGAAGAACATGCGCACGATCAAAGCGTGGATCCTAACAAGGATACAACCAGATCTGTATCAAGCGACGACCTGCATGATATCAAAGCAGGTAAATTAACCGGACGCGATGATACTAATACGGATGAGCCTTAATCTAAATACTTGATTATGACAGACAGAAAAGAGCAACCCGGACAAGGTCAGGAAAATAGGATTAATAAGCTGGAAACGCCGGGCCATGGGCCAGAGGGTGTTGATAAAGCTCCTGGGGAAGAGACTTCGCAGGACAATATACAGTTTACACAACAGGCCTTTAAAGGAAAGAAAGTGGACCGGGATATAACAAAGAAAGAAGATAAGCCTTTAGATAAGCAAGACCTTTGAGCGCATTTGTTAACCGGCAGATAAGATCATTGCTTTTTACGATTGAAGAAAACCGCACTTGCAGGCGGTTTTCTTTTTTATATACAATTGAGATTACAATTTTTACTTATCAAGTTTGTAATTACACAGTTCTTCTATTTTGGCTTGCATCTATGTCAGTTAATGTCAAGCTTTATAGAAATACTGACTTATGAGCCAACGAACACTAGGCATCCTAGGCATCATTGGAGCGCCATTTCTTTTTGTCACTTTCATTCCAGATGTACTGGTAGGGGAAGTGGACCAAAATAGTTCTTTGCAAGGCCTATTTGAGCTAATTTATATGTTGGGATGGATGGCTAGCATCATGGGGCTTACCAAATTACAGGCTACAGGCACCGATAAATGGGGGCGCTGGGTTTTGATCATACAATTAGCCTTTTTATCATTAGCTAATATTTGGAATATCTGGAACATTTTCCAGCCAAACGCCAATACCACTTTATACAAGATTTTAGATTTTACATGGCCAGCTAGTAATGTTTGGATGCTGGTAGTAGGTATAACCACTGTCAAAGTACATCGCT
This genomic interval from Flavisolibacter tropicus contains the following:
- a CDS encoding acylphosphatase — encoded protein: MPTVYLLIKGKVQGVFYRATAKEEADQLQLTGWIKNTEEGHVEAVASGSQYALDQFISWCKKGPRKAEVSEVEIKTLPEETFEQFSILRGSY
- a CDS encoding right-handed parallel beta-helix repeat-containing protein produces the protein MKSPIFILCFICCALLVRAQAYEERDIKSFGATGNGITNDHAAFQKAADYFNKRGGNGKLIISEGTYVVGKQTYTKGKNGAPCYWGEDLLSLANVHDVTIEGKHGVKIVYDKGLRFGAFDPATGEPYEHGNNYFVKYTYAAIIGYCIKIDKCNNVTVANLELDGNSGSLILGGVYGDVGRQLPHCGVFIGNSKGIVIDGLNVHHFGLDGITVGNKVSSTKDNILLQNSSFEYNSRQGLSWIGGNELKVKRCKFNHTGRGAFSSSPNAGVDIEAEWGPNRNASFEDCEFINNRGCAMVADSGDSGYCSFLNCTFWGTTTWSIWVTKPGFTFTGCNIYGSTVHGYNSPNDKDATKYIDCHFEDKEYNGLPPYGTFLVVTNGSRRVNYLNCTFVSHTKKLIWAELIANTPQEKYQFNNCTFTVYNTNLPASDWIAVLRGMRYKNCKFEFSKESRQLGYWLNTCCNGGGNIDGGGNKTSTL
- a CDS encoding rhodanese-like domain-containing protein, producing the protein MLRSFLLAGVLFIAFQGKAQNPENWTAKQLIEPSDLATAINGKKDIPVIISVGPGATIPNSVAIGMVNSQEGLDKLKVQLKEVAKDKKIVIYCGCCPFEHCPNVRPAINALKEMKFTQYYLLNIPHNIKKDWIDKGYPVTK
- a CDS encoding sterol desaturase family protein, which produces MTPLPDFSQPLWFAFATLVVFLVVVGRYLLIAGLFHGIFYVWFPQRWQQRKINSRGYKSGQFKNEVKWSMITAFLFAVAGSLMLVLWQQGYTKVYTNIYDYPLWWMPISLFIALLAHETYYYWLHRWMHHPKVFRIVHKVHHDSNITSPWTAFSFHPLEGLLQALFLPILLLILPMHLYVLVIQLTIMTFSSVINHLDIEVYPKGFHKNFVGRWLIGATHHSLHHKQFKYNYGLYFTFWDKWKHTESPLYERLFEEKTATAVVDQEKQQATT
- a CDS encoding lytic transglycosylase domain-containing protein — its product is MKRRIAAIFNIAAGVVLGIFIAGQFGFTNDENGFLKRITGKDDREAVQFHAPPHPTEISFAGEKVPLERWDVKERFDRELLFNYYNQANILYLLKLANRYFPIISERLQVNGIPDDFKYLCVAESNLLSGARSSVGAGGYWQFMKSTAPNYRLTVNDQVDERSDLIKSTDAACQYIKAAYEKFGSWTAAAASYNMGQGGYNGQVSFQGTKYYYDLQLPEETNRYLFRILTFKYLMANAASLGFVLKDDEKYNTIPTQSIMVNTNIPNLAEWAQARGTTYKMLRQLNPWLYGRSLNTDGKTYEIKLPAP
- a CDS encoding GNAT family N-acetyltransferase; translation: MIKEVSFIPFPLLSTNRLVLRQLWESDARDLSVLRSNEAVNRYVARAKQTSFKEASAFIHTINRGIREKKWLYWAICQKEHPKLIGTICLWNFSTDHTTAEIGYELEPAYQRQGFMNEALQCVIDFCFNHIHLKGLEAFTHKDNSSSIRLLLKNQFEPDLDRKDGEDENNRIFTLSLQHKQMVEVQRN
- a CDS encoding T9SS type A sorting domain-containing protein, whose protein sequence is MFKLLSQKKALSFLLLLLAHSSFCQTLSTVAGNGKQGYSGDNGVAVNAMLNHPWGMAIDDLGNIYFADYVNSRVRKINASNGQITTIAGTGKNGYNGDNIDARSAQLNAPMSVAVDQQGNIYIADDGNYRVRKINANNGKITTVAGTGLHGYAGDGGPAANAQLGDPWHISVDGDNNLFITDYSNNCIRKVNALNGVITTVAGTGVGGYSGDEGLATKASLNLPVATAIDSYGNVFIADFNNNCIRKLDTETGIVTTVAGNGSYGRSTEGVRAVNAVLAYPGGVAIDGDDNVYFTDSDNERICKINASDGMISIIAGGGTGSDSLALSAKLNGPQAIALSSGNLYFSDTYDFKIKKINNVYKETPVKIVSFSATSSMEKLSLQWQISDKCNTNRYFMVQYSTDSLKWSTIKTVASIDRMNRNSYAQTVAAPTKAVNYYRLIAVNKYNDSVYSAIQKVDVELPDRSESSFVLYPNPVTQDFFTLKIATPLTSKIGFTITDLMGRKVLEGVIMSQVQVINVNRFSSGIYILKLSDGRTGKFKKI
- a CDS encoding GNAT family N-acetyltransferase, which produces MTNSTDRLDLLNQLYFEPLSPGNWSQFVKLFGERGACGNCWCMSFRLKKADFEEGKIEDGNKQAMKGLVWAGEPTGLLGFYQGEAIAWCAFAPREHFLKVENSRVHKRIDDKQVWSIPCFFIDKRFRRLGVSVALLKAVIEYATTQGIGIIEAYPTIPTQEKLPDAFAWIGLYKSFERAGFKIVDRTSKSRPMVRYYTSARLES